In Ostrinia nubilalis chromosome 10, ilOstNubi1.1, whole genome shotgun sequence, a single genomic region encodes these proteins:
- the LOC135075485 gene encoding uncharacterized protein LOC135075485: MMGGNSVIKQQALEDILTEKQLHQIVKEYEGEEPWQLTDYSIKPATEGLAGFLGVHLKIRLNVKLEGRTKTIHLFAKCMPFDNKPKIDFIDRNNFYRREMIMFQLIEKMRASEGPNPWCTRALVCNESILVLPDLHVQGYATRPHNRTLDLPHVLVAAASLARCHAAVAKHEARFDKPHSFYREHESTLTEPNFVASPWLTAAAKLTTNILTAFSTKPLKDIPGLEDKIHHGFLAACDDLTLHEDTLNVVLHKDMWPNNIMFKYENGLPANALLIDFQCIRYGPPSFDLMAFLYLTTSRSFREQHERKILHYYYCVFYESLDDATKRKLNDLGFDREEFLRWCERSRRFGLCEAISIFPYVLMDPVVAQKTFDDPVTFDKYFVDDRSEPVLAHANEDPIYKNRQLEVAEEFVERFVLNQP, from the exons ATGATGGGCGGAAACAGTGTTATTAAGCAGCAGGCGCTTGAAGACATTCTGACGGAGAAGCAGCTCCATCAGATAGTCAAAGAATATGAGGGCGAGGAGCCGTGGCAGTTGACGGACTATTCGATCAAGCCGGCGACCGAAGGTCTTGCAGGTTTCCTAGGCGTACATCTGAAGATACGTCTGAACGTCAAGCTCGAAGGAAGGACGAAGACGATTCACTTGTTCGCGAAATGTATGCCGTTCGACAATAAGCCGAAGATAGATTTCATTGATAGAAACAACTTTTATAGGAGAGAGATGATCATGTTCCAATTAATTGAGAAGATGCGTGCTTCGGAag GCCCGAACCCCTGGTGCACAAGAGCCCTCGTATGCAACGAGTCGATCCTCGTGCTCCCGGACCTGCACGTGCAGGGCTACGCCACGCGCCCGCACAACCGGACTTTAGATCTCCCGCACGTGCTGGTCGCGGCCGCGTCGCTGGCCCGCTGCCACGCCGCCGTCGCCAAGCACGAAGCCCGATTCGACAAGCCACACAGCTTCTACCGGGAGCACGAGTCCACCCTGACCGAGCCCAACTTCGTCGCGTCGCCCTGGCTCACCGCCGCCGCCAAACTCACGACCAACATCCTGACCGCCTTCTCGACGAAGCCTCTCAAGGACATCCCCGGCCTGGAGGACAAAATTCATCACGGATTCCTGGCGGCCTGCGACGACCTGACGCTCCACGAGGACACCCTCAACGTGGTGCTCCACAAGGACATGTGGCCGAATAACATCATGTTTAAATACGAGAACGGCCTGCCCGCCAACGCGCTGCTGATCGACTTCCAATGCATCCGCTACGGGCCTCCGTCCTTCGATCTGATGGCGTTTCTGTACCTGACCACCTCGCGGTCGTTCCGCGAGCAGCACGAGAGGAAGATCCTGCACTACTATTATTGTGTGTTTTACGAGTCGCTGGACGATGCCACGAAGCGAAAGCTTAACGATCTGGGATTCGATAGGGAGGAGTTTCTGAGGTGGTGCGAACGGAGCCGCAGGTTCGGGTTGTGCGAGGCGATCAGCATATTCCCCTACGTTTTGATGGATCCGGTGGTCGCTCAGAAGACTTTCGATGATCCGGTCACCTTCGACAAGTATTTCGTGGATGATCGCTCGGAACCCGTCCTGGCTCACGCGAATGAGGACCCTATTTATAAAAACCGACAGCTGGAAGTTGCCGAAGAGTTTGTCGAGAGATTCGTTCTGAATCAACCTTGA